In Isosphaera pallida ATCC 43644, the sequence TGGGATTGTCGTCTCCTGCGAGTCGGCGCGGGAAATCAACGAAATCACGATCGAAGAACTGCTGGCTCATGTTCATGACCTGGAACGCTTCAAGGAGGGAGTGGCGACCCTGACCGGCGGTTCGGGAGCCGCGGCAGTGGTGCTGACCGACGGCTCGTTCGGTCCCGAGCCGGGCCGGCGGTTGCTGGGCGGGGTGACCCGGACCGCTCCCCAATTCCACGCGCTTTGTCGTTGGGGAATCGAAGCAGTGCTGACGCCCGCAGCCCGTTGTTTCCGCCAATTCATGAGCACCGACAGCCTGGCCGTCCTCAAGCATGGAGCCGATCTGGGATTCCGCACTTGGGGGGCGTTTCTGCGCAAACTTGGTTGGAGCCAAGAATTAATCGATAAGATCATTTGTCATCAAGTGGGCCAAAGCCACCGCGACGCGATCCTCCGGGCCCTGGGCATCGCGCCTGAGAAGGATTTCCCAACCTACCCGTACTTAGGCAACATCGGCACTGTTTCGCTGCCCCTGACCGCCGCTTTAGCGGAAGAACGCGGCTTCCTCAAACCTGGCGACCGCGTCGGTTGGCTGGGCATCGCCAGTGGACTCAATTGCATGATGCTGGGATTGGAGTGGTGATGTCCACGACGGTTCCATCCTCCCACCGTCTTGACCGGGTCGAGGAGTTTCTCGCGGCTCATCCGGGCCGGCGCTTCGCAACCCCTTCAGGACCAGCTCTGGTCTATCGGGAGTCCGGCGATCCATCAACGCCGCCGGCAATCCTGGTCCACGGCAACCCAACCTGGAGCTATCTGTTCCGCCGTCTCATCGACCCCTTGGCCGAACGGTTTCGAGTCATCACCATGGATCATGTGGGGTGTGGCGAATCCGACCGCCCCTCGGAACAGACTTACGGATATCGTTTAGCCGACCGAGTCGCGGATTTAGAAGCCCTGATGGATCATCTCGACCCGAATCGGCCCTTCACCCTAATCGCTCACGACTGGGGAGCGCTGATTGGACTAGCCGCGGCGGTGCGCCGGCCCCATCGCTTCGGACGCCTGGCGGTGATGAACACGGCCGCCTTCCCACTGCCGGCGAATCGACCCTTCCCCCGCGAATTGGTCGTCGCGCGGTTGCCGCTGCTGGGACAGTTTCTCGTGTGTCGGCTCAATCTGTTTTGCAAGACCGCGGCCCGCCGCTGCGTTGTCCACCCCCTCTCCACTGAGGTCCGTCGCGGCTTTCTGCACCCCTACGACAGCCCCGAACGCCGTCGAGCGGTCCATCGTTTCGTGCGAGACGTTCCATTGCGGCCGGGCGATCCATCCTGGGATCTCCTGGTTCAAACGAGCGAAGGGCTACAACTCTTTCAAGATCGACCGTTTTGGATCGGATGGGGACAACGTGATTTTCTCTTCGACGCCCCCTTCCTGGAGGAATGGCGCAGGCGTGTCCCCTTCGCCGAATACGCCCTCTTCCCCAACGCGGGACATTACCTGCTGGAGGACGACTTCGAAGCCGTCGCTTCCGCGTTGATAGAGTTCGTGAATCGAACCGAGTGCATCTTCCCACCTCACCAACGACTCAACCCAATCCAAGCCTGAAACCAAGTGCCTCAGTCGAATTGACTCGGAGTGTTCCACATGACATTGATATGCTCAGACCCAATTTAATTTACATGAACAGCTTGGAAACCATCAAACCGTTCTCCGCAATTTTGAGGGTAGGAGAAGTCCCCTTGTGATCCGAACGGGAATCGCGGGCCGCGTCCACGGCAGAGTGGTGGTACGGTGAATCGGTTCCACAACCGATCCAAACCCGCCTGGTCGAAACGTGTCGCGCGTTCGTCGGATCTTTCTGCACACATGGGAGGCCGCCGTTGCGGTTGAGCGTTATGATGGTCACTTAAAGTACACTCAAGAGGTGGTCGTCTTCGAGCCAAGAACACGGCAACGCTGAACCGACTTGGTGGATACGGGTGAGGTTAACGAGACACGATTCCCATGAATGTGATGATGTTAGGGCTGGATGGCGCGACCTGGGACTTGCTCGACCCTCTCATTGATCGCGGGGCCATGCCTAACCTGGCCGCGATGAGGCGTAGAGGGTGTGCCGGCACGCTGCGTTCGGTCTTTCCACCACTATCGCCGGTGGCTTGGACCACGATCATGACCGGCAAGAACCCGGGTCGTCATGGTGTCTTTGAGTTTTTAGAGTATGCCCACAACCCGTTAAAAGGGCGTGTCAACACGTCGCAGTCGATTGACTCGGAGTTGGTCTGGGAGACCGCGGCGCGTCACGGCAAAAGGGCGGTGGTTGGGGCGGTGCCGATGAGTTGGCCGCCACGTCCTTGCGACGGGTTGGCCTTCCTGGGCGATTTCCTGGCACCGGCCCGCGCAAGCGATTTCAGCAACGACCCGGCTCTCCTGGCCGATCTCCAACGGTACCTGGGCCAACCCTACCGGCCTTGGAACACGGCGGTCCATGACGGAGGCCGAGAGGCCGAAACCATCGCTGAACTGACCGTTTTTCTGGAGCATCATCTCAAAACGATCGAATTCCTGATGAACGCACGTCCTTGGAATCTGTTTTTATACAATCTCATGGCTGTGGATCGCTTCCAGCACGAGCTTTGGCATGTGTGGGACCGCACTCACCATTGCGCCAGAGGACGGGAAGCGGAGTTGGCCCGACTGGAACCGGCTTTTGTGGACTTCTGGAGACGTTTGGATGAGGGTCTCGGGCGGATTCTCGCCCGAAAACCAAACGAGACTATGGTCTTGCTCGTGAGCGATCACGGTTTCGGACCAATCGAGTGGTTCGTCAACTTTAACGTCTGGTTACTCGACCAAGGTTTCATCGCCTTGCGATCCGATTGGTATGTGCGTCAGAAAGCCTGGTTTTATCGCCGCGGCGTCACGCCCTCGTGGTTTTATAACCTCATGGTCAAAGCGGGGACGGCGCGTCAGAGGGTAGGGCGATTCCAAGGCAAGCAACGTAACTGGCTGGATCGGCTGGGCGAGTCAATGTTTCTCTCCCGCCACCATCTTGATTGGTCGCGGACGAAAGCCTACGCCCAAGGTAACTTCGGTCAGATTTTCCTCAACCTCAAAGGTCGTCAGCCTCAAGGTCGGGTTGATCCCGCCGAGGCTCCCGAATTGATCGCCGAACTCAAAGAGAAGCTCGCTGCGCTTCGTCACCCGGAAACTTGTGAGCCTCTGGTGGCACGTGTGTATGAGCGTTCGGAACTTTATCATGGGCCGCACGAGCACTTGGCTCCCGATTTGACTGTCGTGCCGGGCGACTGGCGTTGCCGCACAATTGGTCTGCACGATTTTGTCACCCGCAAGGTGGTCGCCCCCTCGTTCGGACCCACCGGAGACCACCGCATGGAAGGGATTCTGGTGGCCGAGGGTCCCGGCGTCTGCCCCGGTTCCCGGCTCGACACTCAAGCCGATCTGGCCGACCTGGCTCCCACGATGCTGGCCTTGCTGGGCATCCCTCTCCCCGACGATCTCGACGGCAAGCCCTTGATCGAGCTTCTCGAACCAACGCTCGCCGCCTCGATTCAACACCAAACCGCCCGAAAACGCGACACCAACCCCTTTCCACCCTACCCCTCCGACGCCGACGCCGAAGACGAGGCGGTCGTCAAACAACGTCTGGCGGACTTAGGTTATCTATGAGCTTCGTCCCCGTTGAACCGTGACGCCGTCGTGGAGCCGTTGGGCCACAAGCGTTTGGTTCCGGTTGTTCGCCCTCATGCCTTCAAGCCGCGAGTGTTTCAATGAGCCAAGACGTCTCAGAGAGTCGCCTCTATCGACCTCGAATCACGCGAATGCTTGTTTGGCAAATCGTCGTGGTCGTCATGTTGACGATCGGCTACTCGGGTTATTACTTTTGTCGCTCCAACTTTTCGGTTTGCCTGCCGCAAATTGGGGCGGAGTTGGTGGCGTTGGGGTTGAAGCCCGACGCGGATTCGGCCAAGGAGTTTTTGGGCATCCTGCTTTCGATGGGAACTCTCGTTTACGCGGTTGGCAAGTTCGTCAACGGGACCGTGGCCGACTTTTTGGGCGGGTCGCGGTTTTTCGTGTTGGCGATGGTGATGTCGGTCGGCTGCACGTTCTTGTTCGCCTTCGGGCAGACCTTGCCAGTCTTCACCCTGGCCTGGCTGCTCAACCGCGGGGTGCAGTCCGGGGGATGGCCGAGTTTGATGAAGGTCTCGGCGCGTTGGTTCGCGCATCGGACTTACGGAACCGTGGTTGCTGTGATCAGCATGAGTTTCCTGCTAGGCGACGCCGCCGCGCGGGCATTCATGGGGTGGTTGCTGGACGAGAAGGCGATTTGGGGGATCGGCACGATTCGAGCGTTTGACTGGCGCGAGGTTTTTCTCACGGTCGGCGCGATTTTGGCGGTGGTCGCCGTGTTGACCTTGATTCTGGTGAGGGAGTCGCCTGTCAAGCGGGGGTTGTCTGAACCGTCGGCTCATCCCGACAATGTGTACGGCGAACGGGGGGAGCAAGCGCGTCCCGACGGCCTGTGGGAACTGGTTGGCCCGATGATCACCAATCCATTCTTCTTGCTGGTATGCGGGCTCTCCATCGGCGCGACGTTGCTTCGAGAGTCCTTCATCAACTGGACGCCCACCTTCTATCAAGAAGAACTGAAGTATGACCCGGGGCAGGCTGCGCGGCTCAGTTCGTTGTTTCCTTTGGTGGGGGCGGTTTCCGTGATTCTGGCGGGGGTGGCCAGCGATCTGCTGGGGCGATCGGGGCGGGCGATGATCCTCACCGCTGGGATGACCTGTTCAGCGTTGGCTTTAACGCTTTTGGCAACCTCGAATCCCGCGTCGTTTGGGTTGGGATATGTCGGAGTCATTACATTCATCGCGTTCGCGCTTCTTGGTCCCTACTCGTTTCTGGGAGGAGCGATCGCGTTGGATTTCGGGGGCAAACGAGGCGCAGCGTTGGCCTGTGGCATGATCGACGGGATTGGTTACTTCGCCGGGGTGTTGGCCGATTTAATGGTGGCGTTCCTCTCCAGTCGTCTGGGGTGGCCGGCGGTGTTCGGCATTCTAGCCGGGGTCGCCGGCCTTTCGGCGGTGGTGGGGTTGTGCTACTGGTTGGGGATAATCCACCGTCATCGTCATGGTGTTCGTCAATCAAGCGCGACGCATCCGACAAGCTAAGCGCGGTGGATCCCCCCCTTTTTGAACCGTGGCGGATTGGGCCATGAGGGGGCGGTTTGATCCAGCGGGTTTAGGGACGATACGCACCTGGGGGCTCGACTGGCTCGACTTTGACGCGACTCCACCACTGATTGGCCTTGTCAGGGTCGTAGGCCGGGTTTCGTTGAGGCATCTGGGCGTTAACTTGGTGTCGCCAGAAGCGCAGTTCAGACAAAAGTTGCTGACGGCGTTCCGCGTGGTCGGGTTGGGCGGCCAGGTCGTGGGTTTCGCCCAGGTCGTTTGCCAGGTTGTAGAGTTCGACGGTTCCTGTCTCGAAGAATTCGATCAATTTGTATCCATCGCGCTGAATCGCGCCTGAGGGTCTCCCGGTATGGTAGTGGGGATAGTGCCAGTAAAGGGCGCGATCGGGCGGGGCGGTTTCGGGGCGGCCAATCCACGGTCTCAAGTCAAGGCCGTCGAAACGGTCGGGTGGGTGGGTATGCGTGGAGGGGTGGGCGGCGGCCAAGAGAGTGGGGGCAAGGTCGTGGGTGACGACCGGAGTCTCGACCACGGTTCCCGGTTTGGTCAGGCCGGGGATGCGGGCGATCATGGGGATGCGGATTCCTCCTTCGTAGAGGGTGCCCTTTTGGTCGCGTAAGGGGCGGTTGCTGGTACCGGGCCAGCCGCCGGATTCCCGTTCCAAACCACCGTTGTCCGAGAGGAAAACGACCCAGGTGTTGGAATCCAGGCCGCGTTGGTTCAAGGCGTTCAAAATGCGGCCAATCGACGTATCCATTTCTTCAAGAAGAGCGGCGTAGTCGGGACGAGCCGGCGGCCGTCCCTCGACCTGGGGCTTGGCGCGGTATTTGGCTTCGAGGCGAGGATCGGCTTGGAGGGGGATGTGAACGGCGAAATAATGAACTTGAAGTAAGAATGGACGATCGTCTTGGCGGTTGATGAAGTCCACGGCTTTGTCGGCAAGAACTTCGGGTCCGCGACGGCGTGGTTGGTCCGGTTTAGCCTGCTGCCCAGGCGGATAGTTATGGCTGGAGAACTCCAGCGCCTCGTCGTAGCCTTGGTCGGTGGGTCCGAACCCGTTGCCGCCCAGGTGCCACTTGCCGAAATATCCGGTGCGGTATCCGTGGGCTTTGAGACGTTCGCCCAGGGTCTCGGCCTCCAGGGGCAGAGCCTGGGCAGGCGGAGGTTCGGCGAGTTTCTCGAAGGGACGCCAATGGCCGGGGATGTGGGCGGTCAAGCCGTAACGGGCCGGGTGGCGTCCGGTTTGGATCGACGCGCGGGTGGGTGAGCAAACTGGCGCGGCGGCGTAAGCGGCGGTGAAACGGGCACCGCCAGCGGCCAAGGCGTCCAGGTTGGGGGTTTCGTGGAAAGGATGGCCGTAGCAAGCCAGGTCGGACCAACCCAGATCGTCAGCCACCAGAATCACGAAGTTGGGTGGACGATCCTCCAAATGAGGCGGGGTCCCGCCGCACAAGGCGTGCGTCGCCCCAACAAGTCCGCCCAACGCGAGCAGAACCATCGTCGCGCCAGCGCGCATCGGTTGCATTCGACACCACTGGCCTAATGGAATGATGGTAGTCATGTTCAACGTTAACTCCAAGAAGCTCGGGGTATGTGCAAGTCAGTGGACTGGTTGACGTGGTTGTGGAGTGGGCGAAACCCGCCTCCTGCGGCTTCGAGGCGGGGGGGCGTGAGATGAGACACCGAGACAGCCGGACATGAGGGTCCGAATGATCCAAACAGGCAGGGTCAATGGTGCCATATCCATCCGCTTGTGGCAACCCTTGGCTCGGTTCGGAAGGGGGGAGGTGGTTCGCGACGCCCTGACCAATCATGGCGGGACCAGATGCCAATCAAAGCGTGATGAGACTTGAAGGCGACGGGAAGGTTGCCGGGTGGCATCTGGCTTGTTGTTTTTTCAAAACCACATCTACAAAGATTATAGTCTAATTGCATACTCCCCGCGAAGGCGTCGCGTCTTGAAGGACGCGATGGCCGCTGGGCGGTCTCTCTGACGAGTGGTGCGTCGGACGCCCTCAAAACTGACCGCGTTTGGCGGGGAGATGTCGCGTGTTTAAGAAGCTTGCGCGTTCATGGTGTCGAAAGTCGGACGAGTCCAACAAGCCGCGCATGAGCGAGAATCGCGCGTTGGGGCGTCGGGTGCGACGGATGACGCCGGAGTTGGAGGATCTGGAACCCAAAATCGCCCTTTCAGGCATGAGCGCTGATACGCCGATGGCTCAGCCCGAACCACCCACCAACCGTCCTCGCATGGTTCAACCACCCGCCAACCGTCCTCCCGCGGCGTCTAACCCGCCCACCTTTCCCCGTCCGCTGCCGCCTCATTTGCATCCCAAGATCGGTCCGGTTGACGAGGAGGAGGTCTTCACCTCCGGCCCCATCATCAACATCCTCAAGCCGCCCGCTCCTGGCGAAACCACCAACAAACTCCTCACCCCCGAGCAGCGTGAGCGGATGAACGTCTACCTGGGTGTCAACCGTTGGGGTCTGATCATCCCCAACATCGAGACCATCGACTGGTTGCAGCCCATCTGGAACGCGACGAATGGACCAATGCTCGAATATGTGATTTTACGCGATCCCGAGGATTACGAATTCTGGTTCGACCTGGACGAACTGTTCCCACACGAGCCGATCTCGCGGATCGTGCAGACGCCCGATGGTCCCAAGGAGGAACTTTTCCCTTGGATCACACATGAGCAGATCATTTACTATTTGGTGGTCCCGTCGCTGCGGAGTATCCCGTTCTGAGCGGGTCGAGGCCACAGCGGGGCTGGGATTCCCAACCTTGGCGAACCGATCCGTCTCGTAGCGGGTTGGGTCGTCGGCTATGATGGTTGGGGGCGGACGCGGTGGTCGAACCGTCCGGTCGGCGAGACGCGGGGTCAGACGGGACGAGCGATCATGGCGCGTCGGATCACACTCAGGAAGGCCGCGGGGCGGTCCGATTGGGAAGCGATGCTGGTGGGTCTCAACGAGGTCCAGCGGCTGGCCGCAGCGGCTCCCGACGGGGTCAACCTGATTTTGGCTGGCCCCGGCTCGGGCAAAACCCGGGTCATCACCCATCGGGTCGCCTGGTTGATTGGTCAGGGAGTTGCCCCCGAGTCGATTCTGCTGACCACCTTCACCCGACGCGCCGCCAGGGAAATGGTGGCGCGTCTGAGCAGTCTGGTCGGTCCGGCCGCCGACCAGGTTTGGGCCGGAACCTTTCATCAGATCGCCAACCGCCTCCTGAGACGCCGAGAGTTCGCCGAGGCGTTGGGATATCAGTCCAACTTTTCCATCCTGGACGCCGAGGACGCGCTGGACTTGGTGGCCCAGGCCATCGACGAACTGGGTCTGGGGACGCGCGGCCGTTCCTCTACGCGACGCGGCGGTTCGGAGTCAGGTTGTGGCGAGGCGGGCGGACCCTTGAAACCCTCTACGGTCCAGGCGGCCTTAAGCTTGGCTCTGAACACGCGGACCGGCTTACCGCGGATCGTGGAGGAGCGGTTCCCCGAGTTGAGTGGCCGCATCGAGCAGGTCGAGGCGATCGCCCGCACCTACGCCGCCAAAAAGCGGGCGGCCAACGCGATGGACTACGACGATCTGCTGGTCCAGTGGATGAGGCTGATGGAACAACGACCCGACGCCCGCGACCGCATGGCCCGCGAGTTCACGCATCTGCTGGTCGATGAAATGCAGGATACCAACACTCTTCAGATCGAGATCGTAGAAACCCTAGCCGCTGCCGGCGCGGGCAACCTGACCGCGGTGGGCGACGACGCCCAGTCGATCTACCGCTTCCGGGGAGCCAACTACGACAATCTGCTCAAGTTCCCCGAACGTCACCCCGGTTGCCGCGTCTTCCGGCTCGAAATCAATTATCGATCCACCCCGGAGATCGTCGCCTTCACCAACGATTCCATCCGGCACAATGTCGAGGGGTTTCCCAAAACGCTGATCTCAGCGCGTCCAGCGTCCCACCTCAAACCGCTCGCCGCAGCCACCTCCAACGCCTACGAGGAGTCGGATCTGATTTGCCAACTCATTCAGGAGGCGGTCGAAGCTGGCCGTCGCCTTGGCGAGATCGCCGTACTCTACCGCAACCACCACGATAGTATCGTGTTACAGGGGGACCTCGTCACTCGGGGCCTCAAGTACACCGTGCGCAGCGGCCTCAGGTTCTTCGAGCAAGCGCACATCAAAGACGTGCTGGCGCATCTGCGGGTCCTCTCCAACCCGCGCGACGAGACGGCTTGGAGGCGTTTGCTGCTGCTGTTGCCAGGAATCGGTCCAGCGGCCGCGAGTCGGATTCTCGAGACCATCCTGCCTACCGCCAATCCTTTGGACACGCTAGCAACTGCCGAGGCGATGGCCTCGGCACCCCCTCGCGCCCGGGGACGCTTCGCCGCCTTTGTGGCCGACCTGGCCCAAATACGAGCCGCCGACCCCGGCAACCGTCCCGCCGAGGCCGTCCATGCCGTCCTCAAAAGTGGTTATACGGAGATTCTGAAACAAAAGTACGAACATCCCGAACAACGTCTTAAGGATATTGAACAATTGGGCGTGCTGGCCGCCCGCTACGACGCGCTAGATCGTCTGGTGGCCGACCTGCTTTTGGCCGGCGACGTTTACGGCATGGACACCCTGGAGCCGGACGAACCGGCCGAAACCCTCGTCCTCAGCACGGTGCATCAGGCCAAGGGGTTGGAGTGGTCGATGGTGTTCGTGATGCGTTTGATCGAGGAATCCTTCCCCAACGCCCGCGCGGTGATCGAACCCGGCGGGCTCGACGAAGAGCGTCGGATCTTCTACGTCGCCATCACCCGCGCCAAGGACGAGTTGATCTTGACCTACCCCCACCTGCTCTCACGCGGAGGGCGGGGGCCGGTGGTTCTGACCAAACCCAGCCGGTTCCTCCAAGAGATTGATGTTAACCTGTATGAGCGAGCCATTGTTTCTCGGGACGTTGAACCCTTCTGACGCGGCGGACGCGAGAGGTTCAGGATGGGGGGGCTTCCGCTTCCAAGTCGCCGTCGCCATCGTCGTCGGCGAGTTGTCGGAGGAACTCGAGAACCTCGTCCAGCGTCTCGACGGCCACGCCGGGCACGCGACCAGCCAAGTCGCATTCGCGCAGGAGCTTGAGGTCCTCGATCCAATGCGGGTCGGGACAGGAGCGCCGAAGCGAATCGGTCACGTTGGTGTGATGGTGGCGGATGAGCCAGGCGGAGCGCTGGGAGATCGCGCCACGAAGCGCCTCTAGACCAGCGGCGACGTGGTCGCGGGGGTCGATCGCCATGCCGACATCGTGCAGCAACGCAGCCAGGAGGAATTCCTCATCGTAGGGCAACCGCCGTCGGGCCTGGTCGAAGACTTGAAGCGCATGATAGAGCGCGTCCCCTTCAGGGTGGCGGATTGGATCCTGTTTGACCTGCTCCAAAGGCAGAAGCGTCATGCGGTAAATCTGGAAGCGGTCAAGATGAGAAGAGGGGTCGTGGTTTAGACCGTTTGGGTCTTGGTCTGGCTTCGAGTCCTCGGGTTGGGGCATGGGAGCCAAAGCGTTGGATCCAGGCCGGCGGGCCAGTTCGACCAGACGCAGCCGCACTTCGGTGTCGGCGGGAAGCTCGCCGGGACGCACCCGCACACCCAGCACCGCCGCGGCTTTGCGTTTGGCCTCGTAGAGTGTGGCGGTATCCAAACGATCCAGATCAAGGCGGCCATCGCGTTGCGACTCGGCCGAGGCCGAGGAGTCGACCGCCTCCACAATGCGGGGGAGCAACCGTCGGGCCGCCTCGTCGGCGATCCGTTGGCGAACCCGGGCCGAATCCTCGGCGCGACGATCGGCTTGACGATATTTTTTCCGATATTTGTCGTGGAGGGCCATGACGCATCGTCGATCAAGAAACGGGGCGATGGGAAGACCGAACCACCTGGGTTGAACGCGACACGACCAAGTTCGGTTCGGTCCCTGGGGTCCGCACGAGGCCGCGATGAGTCATCAGGGAGGCCGCGATGAGTCATCAGGGAGGTTACAAGCGGGGCGGCTTGGGAGTGAACGGCGGCGCGAAGGCGTTGGCTCCTTTCACCTTGACCTTGCGACGATAGACCTTGTCGAGGCTGGTGGCATACACCACGTTGAACTCTGGTCCGCCGAAGCAGAGGTTGGTAACCCGTTCACGGTTGGGCATCGGCAGAATCACGTTAACCCGCCCAGCTTGATCGCAAATCTGAAGACCCATCAGGGTGCCCACCCAAAGACGACCATCACGGTCCACCCGGATTCCATCGGCCAGCGAGTCGTCGGCTGTTTCGGGAACATGTAAATAATCAAACTTCTGTTTGTGCGCCAACGAGCCGTCGGGTAGGATTTGGTAGCTGTAGACCCATTTGGATCGGCTGTCGGCCACATAGAGCAACGATTGATCGGGCGAGAGGGTCACGCCGTTGGGGGTTTTGGGCTCCGCGCCCGAATCGACGACGCTGGCGGTTCCGTCGGGGGCGATTCGCCAAACCCGTCCCTTGCCAGGGGCG encodes:
- a CDS encoding ATP-dependent helicase; its protein translation is MARRITLRKAAGRSDWEAMLVGLNEVQRLAAAAPDGVNLILAGPGSGKTRVITHRVAWLIGQGVAPESILLTTFTRRAAREMVARLSSLVGPAADQVWAGTFHQIANRLLRRREFAEALGYQSNFSILDAEDALDLVAQAIDELGLGTRGRSSTRRGGSESGCGEAGGPLKPSTVQAALSLALNTRTGLPRIVEERFPELSGRIEQVEAIARTYAAKKRAANAMDYDDLLVQWMRLMEQRPDARDRMAREFTHLLVDEMQDTNTLQIEIVETLAAAGAGNLTAVGDDAQSIYRFRGANYDNLLKFPERHPGCRVFRLEINYRSTPEIVAFTNDSIRHNVEGFPKTLISARPASHLKPLAAATSNAYEESDLICQLIQEAVEAGRRLGEIAVLYRNHHDSIVLQGDLVTRGLKYTVRSGLRFFEQAHIKDVLAHLRVLSNPRDETAWRRLLLLLPGIGPAAASRILETILPTANPLDTLATAEAMASAPPRARGRFAAFVADLAQIRAADPGNRPAEAVHAVLKSGYTEILKQKYEHPEQRLKDIEQLGVLAARYDALDRLVADLLLAGDVYGMDTLEPDEPAETLVLSTVHQAKGLEWSMVFVMRLIEESFPNARAVIEPGGLDEERRIFYVAITRAKDELILTYPHLLSRGGRGPVVLTKPSRFLQEIDVNLYERAIVSRDVEPF
- a CDS encoding HD domain-containing protein — its product is MALHDKYRKKYRQADRRAEDSARVRQRIADEAARRLLPRIVEAVDSSASAESQRDGRLDLDRLDTATLYEAKRKAAAVLGVRVRPGELPADTEVRLRLVELARRPGSNALAPMPQPEDSKPDQDPNGLNHDPSSHLDRFQIYRMTLLPLEQVKQDPIRHPEGDALYHALQVFDQARRRLPYDEEFLLAALLHDVGMAIDPRDHVAAGLEALRGAISQRSAWLIRHHHTNVTDSLRRSCPDPHWIEDLKLLRECDLAGRVPGVAVETLDEVLEFLRQLADDDGDGDLEAEAPPS
- a CDS encoding 3-oxoacyl-ACP synthase III; translated protein: MRYSRVFVDAIGYELPPIVVSSDDLEERLAPVLSALRIPRGQLKAWTGIVERRWWEEGFPLAQGAIQAARRALEASRVRPHEIEAVIYGGVSRELFEPATACQVAADLGVADHAVVHDVSNACLGVLTGMVEIANRIELGQIRAGIVVSCESAREINEITIEELLAHVHDLERFKEGVATLTGGSGAAAVVLTDGSFGPEPGRRLLGGVTRTAPQFHALCRWGIEAVLTPAARCFRQFMSTDSLAVLKHGADLGFRTWGAFLRKLGWSQELIDKIICHQVGQSHRDAILRALGIAPEKDFPTYPYLGNIGTVSLPLTAALAEERGFLKPGDRVGWLGIASGLNCMMLGLEW
- a CDS encoding sulfatase: MTTIIPLGQWCRMQPMRAGATMVLLALGGLVGATHALCGGTPPHLEDRPPNFVILVADDLGWSDLACYGHPFHETPNLDALAAGGARFTAAYAAAPVCSPTRASIQTGRHPARYGLTAHIPGHWRPFEKLAEPPPAQALPLEAETLGERLKAHGYRTGYFGKWHLGGNGFGPTDQGYDEALEFSSHNYPPGQQAKPDQPRRRGPEVLADKAVDFINRQDDRPFLLQVHYFAVHIPLQADPRLEAKYRAKPQVEGRPPARPDYAALLEEMDTSIGRILNALNQRGLDSNTWVVFLSDNGGLERESGGWPGTSNRPLRDQKGTLYEGGIRIPMIARIPGLTKPGTVVETPVVTHDLAPTLLAAAHPSTHTHPPDRFDGLDLRPWIGRPETAPPDRALYWHYPHYHTGRPSGAIQRDGYKLIEFFETGTVELYNLANDLGETHDLAAQPDHAERRQQLLSELRFWRHQVNAQMPQRNPAYDPDKANQWWSRVKVEPVEPPGAYRP
- a CDS encoding alpha/beta fold hydrolase — encoded protein: MSTTVPSSHRLDRVEEFLAAHPGRRFATPSGPALVYRESGDPSTPPAILVHGNPTWSYLFRRLIDPLAERFRVITMDHVGCGESDRPSEQTYGYRLADRVADLEALMDHLDPNRPFTLIAHDWGALIGLAAAVRRPHRFGRLAVMNTAAFPLPANRPFPRELVVARLPLLGQFLVCRLNLFCKTAARRCVVHPLSTEVRRGFLHPYDSPERRRAVHRFVRDVPLRPGDPSWDLLVQTSEGLQLFQDRPFWIGWGQRDFLFDAPFLEEWRRRVPFAEYALFPNAGHYLLEDDFEAVASALIEFVNRTECIFPPHQRLNPIQA
- a CDS encoding MFS transporter gives rise to the protein MLVWQIVVVVMLTIGYSGYYFCRSNFSVCLPQIGAELVALGLKPDADSAKEFLGILLSMGTLVYAVGKFVNGTVADFLGGSRFFVLAMVMSVGCTFLFAFGQTLPVFTLAWLLNRGVQSGGWPSLMKVSARWFAHRTYGTVVAVISMSFLLGDAAARAFMGWLLDEKAIWGIGTIRAFDWREVFLTVGAILAVVAVLTLILVRESPVKRGLSEPSAHPDNVYGERGEQARPDGLWELVGPMITNPFFLLVCGLSIGATLLRESFINWTPTFYQEELKYDPGQAARLSSLFPLVGAVSVILAGVASDLLGRSGRAMILTAGMTCSALALTLLATSNPASFGLGYVGVITFIAFALLGPYSFLGGAIALDFGGKRGAALACGMIDGIGYFAGVLADLMVAFLSSRLGWPAVFGILAGVAGLSAVVGLCYWLGIIHRHRHGVRQSSATHPTS
- a CDS encoding alkaline phosphatase family protein, producing the protein MNVMMLGLDGATWDLLDPLIDRGAMPNLAAMRRRGCAGTLRSVFPPLSPVAWTTIMTGKNPGRHGVFEFLEYAHNPLKGRVNTSQSIDSELVWETAARHGKRAVVGAVPMSWPPRPCDGLAFLGDFLAPARASDFSNDPALLADLQRYLGQPYRPWNTAVHDGGREAETIAELTVFLEHHLKTIEFLMNARPWNLFLYNLMAVDRFQHELWHVWDRTHHCARGREAELARLEPAFVDFWRRLDEGLGRILARKPNETMVLLVSDHGFGPIEWFVNFNVWLLDQGFIALRSDWYVRQKAWFYRRGVTPSWFYNLMVKAGTARQRVGRFQGKQRNWLDRLGESMFLSRHHLDWSRTKAYAQGNFGQIFLNLKGRQPQGRVDPAEAPELIAELKEKLAALRHPETCEPLVARVYERSELYHGPHEHLAPDLTVVPGDWRCRTIGLHDFVTRKVVAPSFGPTGDHRMEGILVAEGPGVCPGSRLDTQADLADLAPTMLALLGIPLPDDLDGKPLIELLEPTLAASIQHQTARKRDTNPFPPYPSDADAEDEAVVKQRLADLGYL